From a single Phragmites australis chromosome 7, lpPhrAust1.1, whole genome shotgun sequence genomic region:
- the LOC133923600 gene encoding uncharacterized protein LOC133923600 codes for MFVRLAARAAESEETYFMAVNNAEKLAKDVEKSLKIRADPDLDNSSCPQATQQNDKPGKPRGIKVKQKTVRGSARPIGGFEKATRESKKTKKDPKEPGSAIEAEIITHSQPQYTILGHLGTPTVQNHMHTPGYYPVGNASLPSFGSWLGVPQHGQDTQQGNATQSFNINPYNVFNHFH; via the exons ATGTTTGTTCGACTCGCTGCCCGAGCCGCAGAATCCGAAGAAACATACTTCATGGCTGTGAACAATGCAGAGAAATTAGCAAAAGATGTGGAGAAGAGCCTGAAAATAAGGGCTGATCCAGATTTGGATAATTCATCTTGTCCACAAG CTACACAGCAAAATGACAAGCCTGGAAAACCAAGAGGCATCAAGGTTAAGCAAAAGACAGTCCGTGGGTCTGCAAGGCCAATTGGTGGTTTTGAGAAGGCAACAAGAGAGAGCAAAAAGACGAAGAAGGACCCCAAGGAACCTGGTTCTGCAATAGAAGCGGAGATTATAACACATTCACAGCCACAATACACCATATTG GGTCATTTAGGGACTCCTACAGTTCAAAATCACATGCATACACCGGGCTACTATCCAGTTGGGAATGCTTCACTGCCATCCTTTGGTTCTTGGCTTGGAGTCCCTCAACATGGCCAAGATACGCAACAAGGAAATGCCACCCAGTCATTCAATATAAATCCCTACAATGTGTTCAACCATTTTCATTGA